One Rhododendron vialii isolate Sample 1 chromosome 2a, ASM3025357v1 genomic region harbors:
- the LOC131316778 gene encoding putative calcium-transporting ATPase 13, plasma membrane-type: protein MFSLLQASLDNLERSMLVLPTTILAKPNQKRWHMAFAAIYCSRAFSTTPLKKPTKKSPVSSTRVVIDVFEPHPCFPKIDQSVLAGIVKQKNLDQLEKYDRVEGLACGLETNLENGISGDAEDVSRRSEAFGSNTYRRPPAKSLLYFVWEALRDPTILILLVCAALSLGFGIKEHGLKDGWYDGGSIFVAVFLVIAVSALSNFRQNRQFVKLSKVSNNIQVDVVRNGRRQQVSIFEIVVGDVVCLKIGDQVPADGLFIDGHSLIVDESSMTGESDHVKVDLTQNPFLFSGTKVADGFGRMLVTSVGMNTTWGEMMSTISNDSNEETPLQSRLNTLTSSIGKVGLLVAFLVLVVLLIRYFTGNTQDENGNKEYTGSKTKADDIINSVVAIIAAAVTIVVVAIPEGLPLAVTLTLAYSMKRMMSDNAMVRKLSACETMGSATTICTDKTGTLTLNQMKVTKFWLGQDFVNENGSSSLATSVVELLHQGVGLNTTGSVYKSISGSEFEFSGSPTEKAILSWAVLELNLDMEGLKQSCEIVHVEAFNSTKKRSGVLMRKKGENTTNVHWKGAAEMLLAMCSNYYDVSGNIKVLDDFERKKFDQIIQGMAASSLRCIAFANKQVPEQENEEGKIHIEENCLTLLGLVGLKDPCRPGVKKAVEECQYAGVNVKMITGDNIFTARAIATECGILKPNQDMESGAVVEGVEFRNYTPEERMEKVDKICVMARSSPFDKLLMVQCLRQKGQVVAVTGDGTNDAPALKEADIGLSMGIQGTEVAKESSDIVILDDNFGSVATVLRWGRCVYTNIQKFIQFQLTVNVAALVINFVAAVSAGAVPLSAVQLLWVNLIMDTLGALALATEKPTKELMEKPPVGRTKPLITNTMWRNLLSQAAYQIAVLLTLQFKGETIFNVTSKVNDTMIFNVFVLCQVFNEFNARKLEKKNVFEGIHKSRLFLVIVGVTIVLQVVMVEFLKKFADTERLNWWQWGVCVGFASVSWPIGWTVKWIPVPEKPFLSYLKLGNSKAL, encoded by the exons ATCAACCAGAGTAGTTATCGATGTTTTCGAACCGCACCCCTGCTTTCCAAAGATCGATCAGTCGGTCCTCGCAGGAATCGTGAAGCAGAAAAACCTAGATCAACTTGAGAAGTATGACCGGGTCGAGGGACTGGCTTGCGGTCTCGAAACAAATTTGGAGAATGGGATTAGCGGGGACGCCGAGGATGTTTCGCGACGAAGCGAAGCGTTTGGATCGAATACTTACCGAAGGCCGCCCGCGAAAAGTTTGTTGTATTTCGTGTGGGAGGCCTTGAGAGATCCCACCATTTTGATACTTTTGGTATGTGCTGCACTTTCACTTGGATTTGGCATCAAGGAACATGGCCTGAAAGATGGATG GTACGATGGAGGAAGCATATTTGTTGCCGTCTTTCTAGTCATAGCAGTCTCAGCACTGAGCAATTTCAGGCAGAACAGACAGTTCGTCAAGTTATCCAAAGTTAGCAACAACATCCAAGTTGACGTCGTGAGAAACGGAAGGCGGCAACAAGTTTCCATTTTTGAGATCGTCGTGGGAGATGTGGTTTGCTTGAAGATTGGTGATCAAGTTCCGGCTGATGGGTTGTTCATCGACGGACACTCGTTGATAGTAGATGAATCCAGCATGACAGGGGAAAGCGACCACGTCAAAGTTGATCTTACACAGAATCCATTCTTGTTCTCTGGCACCAAG GTAGCTGATGGGTTTGGTCGGATGTTAGTCACCTCAGTCGGAATGAACACAACATGGGGAGAAATGATGAGCACAATCAGCAACGACTCCAACGAAGAAACCCCGCTACAATCCAGGCTCAACACACTCACCTCATCCATCGGGAAAGTCGGTTTACTCGTCGCTTTCCTGGTCCTTGTCGTCTTACTCATCCGGTACTTCACCGGAAACACACAAGATGAAAATGGGAACAAAGAGTACACAGGCAGCAAGACCAAAGCCGACGACATAATCAACTCTGTCGTAGCAATCATAGCGGCTGCAGTGACTATAGTGGTCGTCGCGATTCCAGAAGGGTTGCCTCTGGCTGTGACTCTCACTCTGGCTTATTCGATGAAGCGGATGATGAGTGACAACGCCATGGTTCGCAAGCTCTCTGCTTGCGAAACAATGGGTTCGGCTACCACTATTTGCACGGACAAAACCGGAACCCTCACACTTAACCAGATGAAGGTGACAAAATTCTGGCTTGGCCAGGactttgtaaatgaaaatggtTCCTCTTCTCTTGCAACCAGTGTTGTtgaattacttcaccaaggTGTTGGTCTGAACACGACTGGTTCGGTTTACAAGTCCATTTCAGGGTCCGAATTTGAGTTCTCTGGTAGCCCTACGGAAAAGGCGATTCTTTCTTGGGCTGTTTTGGAACTGAACTTGGATATGGAGGGACTCAAGCAGAGTTGTGAGATTGTACATGTTGAAGCATTCAACTCGACGAAGAAAAGAAGTGGTGTTTTGATGAGGAAGAAGGGTGAAAACACGACGAATGTGCACTGGAAAGGGGCAGCAGAGATGTTACTGGCAATGTGCTCGAATTACTACGACGTCTCTGGAAACATCAAGGTGTTGGATGATTTTGAAAGGAAGAAATTTGATCAAATAATCCAAGGTATGGCTGCTAGTAGCCTACGGTGCATCGCATTTGCCAACAAGCAAGTTCCagaacaagaaaatgaagaggGAAAAATCCATATAGAGGAAAATTGTTTAACCCTTTTGGGGCTAGTTGGTTTGAAGGATCCGTGTCGCCCGGGTGTGAAAAAAGCTGTGGAAGAGTGTCAATATGCGGGAGTGAATGTGAAAATGATCACGGGTGACAATATTTTCACGGCTAGAGCGATAGCAACCGAATGTGGGATACTCAAGCCTAACCAGGACATGGAAAGTGGAGCAGTGGTAGAAGGGGTGGAATTCAGGAACTACACACCGGAGGAACGAATGGAGAAGGTCGACAAAATCTGCGTGATGGCGAGATCTTCTCCATTCGACAAACTCCTAATGGTGCAATGCTTGAGACAAAAAGGGCAAGTGGTGGCGGTCACTGGGGATGGAACCAACGATGCACCGGCACTGAAAGAAGCCGATATAGGCCTTTCGATGGGGATACAGGGGACCGAAGTGGCGAAAGAGAGCTCTGACATTGTCATTTTAGACGACAATTTTGGGTCCGTGGCCACTGTTTTAAGGTGGGGGAGATGTGTTTATACCAACATTCAGAAGTTCATTCAGTTTCAGCTTACTGTGAATGTTGCTGCCCTTGTCATCAACTTTGTCGCCGCGGTTTCAGCCGGAGCGGTCCCACTTTCCGCGGTTCAATTGTTATGGGTTAACTTGATTATGGACACATTGGGAGCATTGGCTTTAGCCACTGAAAAACCCACAAAGGAGCTAATGGAGAAACCACCAGTGGGTCGAACAAAGCCTCTCATAACCAACACTATGTGGAGGAACTTACTCTCTCAGGCAGCTTATCAAATCGCAGTCCTGCTTACGTTACAGTTCAAAGGCGAAACGATCTTCAATGTGACTTCGAAAGTCAACGACACTATGATCTTCAATGTCTTCGTGCTGTGTCAAGTGTTCAACGAATTCAACGCGAGGAAACTCGAGAAGAAGAATGTGTTTGAAGGAATCCACAAGAGTAGGTTGTTTTTGGTGATTGTTGGGGTGACGATTGTGCTTcaggtggtgatggtggagttcttgaagaaatttgCGGATACGGAGAGGTTGAATTGGTGGCAGTGGGGAGTTTGTGTTGGGTTTGCTTCAGTTTCTTGGCCTATTGGATGGACTGTCAAATGGATTCCTGTTCCAGAGAAGCCATTTCTCAGCTATCTCAAATTGGGGAATTCAAAAGCTCTGTGA